The following are encoded together in the Mycolicibacterium arabiense genome:
- the uraD gene encoding 2-oxo-4-hydroxy-4-carboxy-5-ureidoimidazoline decarboxylase, with protein sequence MSGVDEFNRMSERQRMHVLFGVCSSTIWARRVLAGGPFPDAAALLDRADRVLAELPDAEIDAALDGHPRIGARADNPSSAREQARVADAAAEVKTALADRNREYEDRFGYVYLVCASGRTAEELLAILTERLGNDPETERRVMRNELAKINRLRLERLLASPGRLEG encoded by the coding sequence ATGTCGGGCGTCGACGAGTTCAACCGGATGAGCGAGCGGCAGCGCATGCACGTGCTGTTCGGCGTCTGCTCCTCGACGATCTGGGCCAGGCGCGTGCTCGCCGGCGGCCCCTTTCCGGACGCCGCCGCGCTGCTCGATCGCGCGGACCGGGTGCTGGCGGAGCTTCCGGACGCCGAGATCGACGCGGCGCTCGACGGTCATCCCCGCATCGGGGCACGCGCGGACAATCCCTCGTCAGCCCGCGAGCAGGCCCGCGTCGCCGACGCCGCAGCCGAGGTGAAAACCGCACTGGCAGACAGAAACCGGGAGTACGAGGACCGGTTCGGCTACGTCTATCTGGTGTGCGCCAGCGGGCGGACGGCCGAGGAACTGCTCGCGATCCTGACCGAGCGGCTCGGCAACGATCCAGAGACCGAGCGCCGGGTGATGCGCAACGAGCTGGCCAAGATCAATCGGCTGCGCCTGGAGCGACTGCTTGCCTCCCCTGGCAGGCTGGAGGGATGA
- the uraH gene encoding hydroxyisourate hydrolase produces MTISTHVLDAVAGTPAAGVAVTLLDADHTVVSGGATDDDGRIARVAETLPAGVYRLRFDTGAYFARLGVPAFYPEVTVTFEIVDAAAHHHVPLLLSPYAYSTYRGS; encoded by the coding sequence ATGACGATCTCGACCCACGTCCTCGACGCCGTCGCAGGCACACCAGCCGCGGGTGTCGCCGTCACCCTTCTCGACGCCGACCACACCGTCGTGTCCGGCGGGGCCACCGACGACGACGGCCGCATCGCCCGGGTGGCCGAGACGCTGCCCGCCGGTGTGTACCGGCTCCGGTTCGACACCGGAGCGTACTTCGCGCGTCTCGGTGTGCCCGCGTTCTATCCGGAGGTCACCGTGACGTTCGAGATCGTCGACGCGGCAGCGCATCACCACGTGCCACTGCTGCTGTCGCCGTACGCCTATTCGACCTACCGAGGGAGCTGA
- the pucL gene encoding factor-independent urate hydroxylase, with protein MSGIILGENQYGKAENRIVRIYRDTPRHEIHDVNVSTCLRGDFSAAHLEGDQSDVLPTDTQKQTAYAYAKEKALRSIEDYGLALARHFVHDVAPVTAARIEIDEYAWERAEVNGAGHDHTWVRKGQEVRTAAVTVDADGEWVVAGFKDLVILKSTGSEFAGFLTDPYTVLEPTHDRVMATSLVAQWRFDTTEVAWEPTYVDVKARLIEQFAVVQSLALQQTLFHMGRAVLEHHPEIVEIRLSAPNKHHFPYDLAPFGIDNHNEVFHADDRPYGLIQATVTRDDAPPAGPAWDVQRGWLG; from the coding sequence GTGTCGGGCATCATCCTGGGCGAGAACCAGTACGGCAAGGCCGAGAACCGCATCGTCAGGATCTACCGCGACACGCCCCGGCACGAGATCCACGACGTCAACGTGTCGACCTGTCTGCGTGGCGACTTCAGCGCCGCCCACCTCGAGGGCGACCAGTCCGACGTGCTGCCCACCGACACGCAGAAGCAGACCGCCTACGCCTACGCGAAGGAGAAGGCTCTGCGGTCGATCGAGGACTACGGCCTGGCACTGGCCCGCCACTTCGTCCACGACGTCGCCCCGGTCACCGCGGCCCGCATCGAGATCGACGAATATGCCTGGGAGCGAGCGGAAGTCAACGGCGCCGGGCACGATCACACCTGGGTGCGCAAGGGCCAGGAGGTGCGCACCGCCGCCGTCACGGTGGACGCCGATGGCGAGTGGGTGGTGGCCGGGTTCAAGGACCTGGTGATCCTCAAGTCGACGGGGTCGGAGTTCGCCGGGTTCCTCACCGACCCCTACACCGTCCTCGAGCCGACGCACGATCGCGTGATGGCGACCTCACTCGTCGCCCAGTGGCGCTTCGACACCACCGAGGTCGCATGGGAGCCCACCTACGTCGACGTCAAGGCCCGGCTGATCGAGCAGTTCGCCGTCGTGCAGTCGCTGGCCCTGCAGCAGACGCTGTTTCACATGGGCAGGGCGGTCCTGGAGCACCATCCCGAGATCGTCGAGATCCGGTTGTCGGCGCCCAACAAGCACCACTTCCCCTACGATCTCGCGCCATTCGGCATCGACAACCACAACGAGGTGTTCCACGCCGACGACCGGCCGTACGGGCTCATTCAGGCGACGGTCACCCGCGACGACGCTCCCCCGGCCGGCCCCGCGTGGGACGTCCAGCGCGGCTGGCTCGGCTGA
- a CDS encoding RNA polymerase sigma factor SigF has protein sequence MTASSSQGSPARSNSEYADVIDMFRTLADLDEGTPAFSRQRDRIVERCLPLADHIARRFDGRGESRDDLVQVARVGLVNAVIRFDVNAGSDFVSFAVPTIMGEVRRHFRDNSWSVKVPRRLKELHLRLGAATAEMSQRLGRAPTPTELAAELEMDREEVVEGLIAGSSYNTMSIDGGGSGTEEAPAIADTLGDMDSNLDRIENREALRPLLASLPERERTVLVLRFFESLTQTQIAERVGISQMHVSRLLAKSLAQLRDQLE, from the coding sequence GTGACGGCGTCGTCCTCCCAGGGTTCGCCGGCACGATCGAACTCGGAGTACGCGGACGTCATCGACATGTTCCGCACCTTGGCCGACCTCGACGAGGGGACGCCCGCGTTCAGTCGCCAGCGTGACCGGATCGTCGAGCGCTGCCTCCCCCTGGCCGACCACATCGCCCGCAGATTCGACGGTCGCGGCGAGTCACGCGACGACCTTGTTCAGGTCGCCCGCGTCGGGTTGGTCAACGCCGTCATCAGATTCGACGTGAACGCCGGCTCGGACTTCGTATCGTTCGCGGTGCCGACCATCATGGGCGAGGTCCGGCGGCACTTCCGCGACAACAGTTGGTCGGTGAAGGTGCCGCGGCGGCTCAAGGAACTGCACCTGCGCCTCGGCGCGGCGACCGCCGAGATGTCGCAGCGCCTCGGTCGGGCGCCCACGCCGACGGAACTCGCCGCCGAACTCGAGATGGACCGCGAGGAAGTGGTCGAAGGCCTCATCGCTGGCAGCTCGTACAACACCATGTCCATCGACGGCGGCGGCAGCGGCACCGAGGAGGCGCCGGCGATCGCCGACACGCTCGGCGACATGGACAGCAACCTCGACCGGATCGAGAATCGAGAGGCGTTGCGCCCCTTGCTCGCATCGCTGCCCGAACGCGAACGCACGGTGCTGGTGCTGAGGTTCTTCGAGTCACTCACCCAGACCCAGATCGCGGAACGCGTCGGCATCTCCCAGATGCACGTGTCACGGCTGCTCGCCAAGTCGCTGGCGCAGCTGCGCGACCAGCTGGAATAG
- a CDS encoding ATP-binding protein, with protein sequence MAEVDDKVEFRVAARLENLALLRTLVAAVGTFEDLDSDTVADLRLAVDEACTRLIRSAVPDATLVVVVRSELEEVVIDASTSCTTTDIMEPGSFSWHVLSSLTDDIKTYQDGQGSGDGQIVGISMSTRRVSSLR encoded by the coding sequence GTGGCAGAAGTGGACGACAAGGTCGAATTCAGGGTCGCCGCCAGGTTGGAGAACCTGGCGCTCCTGCGCACCCTCGTTGCGGCGGTGGGCACCTTCGAGGACCTGGATTCCGACACCGTCGCCGATCTGCGCCTCGCCGTCGACGAGGCATGCACCCGTCTGATCCGCTCCGCCGTTCCCGACGCCACGCTGGTGGTGGTCGTGCGCTCCGAACTGGAAGAGGTCGTCATCGACGCGTCGACGTCGTGTACCACGACCGACATCATGGAACCCGGAAGCTTCAGCTGGCACGTGCTCAGCTCGCTGACCGACGACATCAAGACCTATCAAGACGGCCAAGGGTCGGGCGACGGGCAGATCGTAGGCATCTCCATGTCGACGAGACGAGTGAGTTCTCTTCGGTGA
- the mbp1 gene encoding microaggregate-binding protein 1, which translates to MSDQNSGPAEGIKGIVEDVKGKAKEAVGTVTGRGDLVNEGEAQQDKAEAQREAAKKEAQADAARAGAAAAEKRQQANQ; encoded by the coding sequence ATGAGCGATCAGAACAGTGGACCCGCTGAGGGCATCAAGGGCATCGTCGAGGACGTCAAGGGCAAGGCGAAGGAAGCCGTCGGCACCGTCACGGGGCGCGGCGACCTGGTGAACGAGGGCGAGGCCCAGCAGGACAAGGCCGAGGCCCAGCGCGAGGCTGCCAAGAAGGAAGCACAGGCCGACGCCGCGCGCGCCGGCGCCGCCGCTGCAGAGAAGCGCCAGCAAGCCAACCAGTAG
- a CDS encoding ArsR/SmtB family transcription factor yields MSGDDGVVGEVPAVLAALADETRWRILTEVGREDLSASALAARVPVSRQAIAKHLAVLTEAGLVDSMRSGREVRYRALGARLSALATELETIGRQWDQRLAAIKRIAERLD; encoded by the coding sequence ATGAGCGGCGACGACGGGGTGGTCGGTGAGGTCCCCGCCGTCCTGGCAGCACTCGCCGACGAGACCCGCTGGCGCATCCTGACCGAGGTCGGGCGGGAGGATCTGTCCGCGAGCGCGCTCGCGGCCCGGGTTCCGGTGAGTAGGCAGGCGATTGCCAAACACCTGGCGGTGCTGACCGAGGCGGGGCTCGTCGACTCGATGAGGTCCGGACGCGAGGTGCGATACCGGGCGTTGGGCGCGCGGCTGAGCGCGCTCGCCACGGAACTCGAGACCATCGGGCGCCAGTGGGACCAACGTCTGGCTGCGATCAAGCGCATCGCGGAACGTCTGGACTAG
- a CDS encoding SRPBCC domain-containing protein, with protein sequence MATLEITKSIDIDAPVERVWAALTEPDLIAEWFGDRCEFDARPGGKGLFGWTEHGAESRVTIEHVDRPKTLIYRWAHVAGADPAPGNSTVVRFDLAEIASGTRLSLLETGFEELDDPAGQHEGNVGGWEAELGELVAFVESR encoded by the coding sequence ATGGCGACACTCGAGATCACCAAGTCCATCGACATCGATGCCCCGGTGGAGAGGGTCTGGGCCGCACTCACCGAACCGGACCTCATTGCCGAGTGGTTCGGCGACCGCTGTGAGTTCGACGCCCGCCCGGGTGGTAAGGGACTGTTCGGGTGGACCGAGCACGGCGCGGAATCCCGCGTCACCATCGAGCACGTCGACCGGCCCAAGACGCTGATCTACCGGTGGGCCCACGTGGCAGGCGCCGACCCGGCGCCCGGCAACTCGACCGTCGTCCGCTTCGACCTGGCCGAGATCGCGTCGGGCACGCGCCTGTCGCTGCTGGAGACCGGCTTCGAGGAGCTCGACGATCCCGCGGGCCAGCACGAGGGCAACGTCGGTGGCTGGGAGGCCGAACTCGGCGAACTGGTGGCGTTCGTCGAGTCGCGATGA
- a CDS encoding FAD binding domain-containing protein — protein MDLDSVEAVIAPTCRADVWPLRPGDAMLAGGTWLFSEPQPQVRRLVDLTALRWPPIEATDDGIDLAATCTLADVSALSTTLLVDHPDWAAAPLFHQCCTALLASAKIWRTATVGGNLCLAYPAGAMISLLAALDGQVTVWRADGTDYRLPVTDFVTGDSANALRPGELIRSAHLPARALRARTAYRKLAPSALGRSGIVVIGRRDAAVDGGRVVLSVTAATVRPHVFAFAHPPTPDDLRAAHATIPAESWTVDAHGDPDWRAAMTLTLAEQVRVELT, from the coding sequence ATGGACCTCGACAGCGTCGAAGCGGTCATCGCGCCGACGTGCCGCGCCGATGTGTGGCCGCTGCGACCGGGTGACGCGATGCTCGCCGGTGGCACGTGGTTGTTCTCCGAGCCCCAACCGCAGGTGCGCCGACTCGTAGACCTCACCGCGCTGCGCTGGCCACCGATCGAGGCAACCGACGACGGCATCGACCTCGCGGCCACCTGCACGCTGGCCGACGTGTCGGCGCTGTCCACCACGCTCCTGGTCGACCATCCCGACTGGGCCGCGGCTCCGCTGTTTCATCAGTGCTGCACCGCCCTGCTGGCATCGGCCAAGATTTGGCGCACGGCCACCGTCGGCGGCAACCTCTGCCTCGCCTATCCCGCCGGGGCGATGATCTCGCTGCTGGCCGCCCTCGACGGTCAGGTCACCGTGTGGCGGGCCGACGGCACCGACTACCGGCTTCCGGTCACCGACTTCGTGACGGGCGATTCGGCCAACGCGCTGCGACCGGGCGAACTGATCCGTTCCGCGCACCTTCCCGCTCGGGCCCTGCGCGCACGCACGGCCTACCGCAAGCTCGCACCGTCGGCACTCGGACGCTCCGGGATCGTCGTGATCGGACGCCGCGACGCCGCCGTCGACGGCGGACGGGTCGTGCTGTCGGTGACCGCGGCAACCGTGCGGCCCCACGTGTTCGCCTTCGCCCACCCCCCGACGCCCGATGACCTGCGTGCTGCGCACGCCACCATCCCCGCCGAAAGCTGGACGGTCGACGCGCACGGGGACCCGGACTGGCGAGCGGCGATGACGTTGACGCTGGCTGAGCAGGTCCGAGTGGAGCTGACGTGA